A stretch of DNA from Deinococcus aerius:
TCGGGCTCAGCGCCCTGAAGTTCAGCTACACCAACCCCGCCCACCTGATGACGCTGCGTTCCAAGCTGCGGGAGGCCAAGGCGCGCGGCATCCGCTCGTTCGCGCTGATGCTCGACGACCTGCCCAAGAACTTCTCGCACAGCGAGGACGTCACCGTCTTTCCCGACCTGGCCCGCGCCCAGGCCTGGCTGGTGAACGAACTCGTGCAGGACCTGGACCCGGACGGCGAATTCTACTTCTGTCCCACCCAGTACTTCGGGAGCGGCAACTCCACGTACCTGTGGGCGCTGGGGGCCAGCCTCACGCCCCGCGCGCAGGTCTTCTGGACCGGGCGCAAGGAGTGCAGCCCCACGATCACCGCCGCCGATCTCGGGCGGGTGTCGGACGTGCTGCGCCGCAAGGTCGTGATCTGGGACAACTTCCCGGTGAACGACCTCGACATGCAGCACGACCTGCACGTGGCGCCGCTGGTGGGCCGCGCGCCGGAGCTGCCGGAGGTGGCCGGGGGCTACTTCGCGGCGGCGGGCGCCCTGTCGGCCACCAGCCGCATCGCCCTGCGGACCACGGCGGCGTACCTGCGCGACCCGTACGGGTACAACCCGGTCGCCGCCTTCCGGGACGCGGTCCGGGTCAGCACCGCCAGTTCCCAGGAGGCCGCGGCGGTCGCCTTCCTCGCCGACCTCGCCCGCCGTCACCCGCTGGTGAGCCGCAGCAGCGTCCTGTACCACTCGCTGTGGCCCGCCATCGACGCCTTCTGGGCGGCACGCGGCGGTCCCCCCGAGGAGGCCGGGCCGGACGTTCCGGGCCGCCCCGCCATGAGCGACGTTCCGCCGGACGAGCGGCCCCTGCGCCAGATCGTGCGGGACATGGAACTGCACGCCTACACGCTCTTCCGGTTGCAAGACCCCGTCCTGCGCCGCAATCTCGCCCCCTGGACCGCCAAGCTCGCGGGCTGGGCGCGGGTGGCGAAGTA
This window harbors:
- a CDS encoding beta-N-acetylglucosaminidase domain-containing protein; translation: MPPERRGILEAFYGRPWSWQERHDMVDFMHRVGFNAYVYAPKNDPVHRNRWREPYTNVEWAQFGRLARHARDVGVEFIFGLSALKFSYTNPAHLMTLRSKLREAKARGIRSFALMLDDLPKNFSHSEDVTVFPDLARAQAWLVNELVQDLDPDGEFYFCPTQYFGSGNSTYLWALGASLTPRAQVFWTGRKECSPTITAADLGRVSDVLRRKVVIWDNFPVNDLDMQHDLHVAPLVGRAPELPEVAGGYFAAAGALSATSRIALRTTAAYLRDPYGYNPVAAFRDAVRVSTASSQEAAAVAFLADLARRHPLVSRSSVLYHSLWPAIDAFWAARGGPPEEAGPDVPGRPAMSDVPPDERPLRQIVRDMELHAYTLFRLQDPVLRRNLAPWTAKLAGWARVAKYALGALDNPGDARAREYVLEEIPLVRENFHWVAGDTFDTFARRCVWSAERASERASEPGQPVRETA